In a single window of the Treponema primitia ZAS-1 genome:
- a CDS encoding CvpA family protein, which produces MNMAIIDIIFIVLIFILIIRCALRGFIKEIMSMASVVLSLLAALLFYQAGAAFVRTKILSDVAVLPELIAFVAIMVIVLLVIKILEHIIQDIISRINLLAGLDHALGLVFGLLEGLLLVSLILFVIGIQPLFNPDSLLEHSFFAKFLGPLVGELRLPVLGAGNNV; this is translated from the coding sequence ATGAACATGGCGATCATCGACATCATCTTTATTGTACTTATTTTTATTCTGATCATCCGCTGTGCCCTGCGGGGGTTCATCAAGGAGATCATGTCCATGGCCTCGGTGGTACTGAGCCTTCTGGCGGCCCTGCTGTTTTATCAAGCCGGAGCTGCCTTTGTCCGAACGAAGATTCTCTCGGATGTGGCGGTATTGCCGGAGTTGATAGCCTTTGTCGCCATCATGGTAATCGTTTTGCTTGTTATCAAAATACTGGAGCATATCATCCAGGATATTATCTCCCGGATTAATCTTCTAGCGGGGCTTGATCATGCCCTGGGGCTCGTCTTTGGCCTATTGGAGGGGCTGCTTCTGGTAAGCCTGATCCTCTTCGTTATCGGCATACAGCCCCTGTTCAACCCCGACTCTCTTTTGGAGCATAGTTTTTTTGCGAAGTTCCTCGGGCCCCTGGTGGGGGAATTGAGGCTGCCCGTGTTGGGGGCGGGAAACAATGTTTGA
- the larA gene encoding nickel-dependent lactate racemase translates to MGRYAAFLRKQGSPSLSVRGVTGRQAGRRWKKKFGAELCKGETIINHNSEDPSSLVSLGRLPSGGELVINRLAAEADLLVADGFIEPHQFAGFSGGRKSVLPGIASFTTVLASHNAEFTVHPASRPGSLEGNLIHQDMLYAARQAKLAFILNVALSPAKRVIAAFAGDMEKAHLAGCDFVLKHCGVRAPATPVVITSNGGYPLDQNVYQSTKSIMQADLVCENGGVIISVNECRDGHGSESFYRIFKESPSLDTLLGEIEKRGREETVPDQWVIQLTAMILRKRTVIFVSAVTPDIIEGLHMRHAASLEEALTMADKIIGRENSPITVLPDAVSLVLQ, encoded by the coding sequence TTGGGGAGATACGCCGCTTTTCTCCGGAAGCAAGGATCACCATCCTTATCGGTACGGGGTGTCACCGGGCGACAAGCCGGGAGGAGATGGAAAAAAAAATTCGGCGCCGAACTATGTAAAGGGGAAACCATTATAAACCACAATTCAGAAGACCCCTCTTCCCTGGTATCCCTGGGCCGGCTGCCCTCCGGGGGGGAACTGGTGATAAACCGCCTGGCCGCGGAGGCGGATCTCCTGGTGGCGGACGGCTTTATCGAGCCCCACCAGTTTGCGGGTTTCAGCGGCGGCCGTAAGAGCGTCCTGCCGGGTATCGCCAGCTTTACTACGGTACTTGCCAGCCATAACGCCGAATTTACGGTGCACCCCGCTTCCCGGCCGGGAAGCCTGGAGGGTAACCTGATCCACCAGGATATGCTCTACGCCGCACGGCAGGCGAAGCTGGCCTTTATCCTGAACGTAGCCCTTTCCCCGGCCAAGCGGGTTATCGCCGCCTTCGCGGGGGATATGGAAAAGGCCCACCTGGCGGGATGCGATTTTGTTTTGAAACACTGCGGGGTAAGGGCGCCGGCAACGCCGGTGGTGATCACCTCCAACGGAGGGTATCCCCTGGATCAGAATGTCTATCAGTCCACCAAGTCGATCATGCAGGCGGATCTGGTCTGCGAAAATGGGGGGGTTATCATCTCCGTTAATGAATGCAGGGATGGGCATGGGTCGGAATCCTTCTACCGTATTTTTAAGGAATCCCCGTCCCTGGATACGCTGCTGGGGGAAATTGAAAAACGGGGGCGGGAGGAAACGGTTCCGGACCAATGGGTAATTCAGCTAACCGCAATGATACTGCGGAAAAGGACGGTCATATTCGTGTCCGCCGTTACGCCGGATATTATTGAAGGCCTGCATATGCGCCATGCCGCAAGCCTGGAGGAAGCGCTGACCATGGCGGACAAGATTATAGGCAGGGAAAACAGCCCCATCACGGTGCTTCCGGACGCAGTATCCCTGGTGCTGCAGTAA
- a CDS encoding STAS domain-containing protein, which produces MEILELQKGTKLILTIRGRLDANEGDLLQKRFKQIKMMTTDLTLDLSELKFLSSAGIRIIITIMKEMNAKKGTFAISKISPEVREIFNVVGLIDLFVQDEKYVIVVKEKSETKAVLTMSGNPDLKSGRDLSDHIKELQAQGITEFVLDMTGIATTTPKFEEKLFEITREIETKSKLTVLRPPEPPPIVPA; this is translated from the coding sequence ATGGAAATATTAGAGCTTCAAAAAGGAACGAAACTTATTCTCACTATAAGAGGCAGGTTGGATGCCAATGAGGGGGATCTGTTACAAAAACGGTTCAAACAGATTAAAATGATGACCACCGATTTGACCCTTGATCTTTCAGAACTGAAATTTCTTTCCAGCGCGGGAATCCGGATAATCATTACTATTATGAAAGAAATGAACGCCAAGAAGGGCACATTCGCCATTAGTAAAATAAGCCCCGAGGTGCGGGAAATTTTTAATGTGGTCGGCCTTATAGACCTTTTTGTTCAGGATGAAAAATATGTCATTGTGGTAAAGGAAAAATCAGAAACAAAAGCGGTTTTAACCATGTCAGGCAATCCTGATCTGAAGTCCGGCCGGGACCTGAGCGACCATATAAAGGAATTGCAGGCCCAGGGGATCACAGAATTCGTACTTGATATGACCGGGATAGCTACCACAACCCCAAAATTTGAAGAAAAATTATTCGAAATTACACGGGAAATAGAGACAAAAAGCAAATTGACCGTGTTACGGCCCCCGGAACCGCCGCCAATAGTACCGGCATAA
- a CDS encoding DNA polymerase III subunit delta', protein MFENVLGQPVISLLSSDISGGILAPSMLFSGPQASGKGSAALELGRVLSCEQTGAWNCSCPACARHRQLTHPDLLLLGPRNFSAEIAASAAAFLRDPPVPATRFLFIRSVRKLLARFSPVLWEDDPKISKLNPLIQSLDENLDELDAVDPEALTKTVDSILKISFKLEAEGIGDRISVAQVRRAAWWSRLAPQGKRKLLVIENADHMQDGARNSLLKILEEPPERVTIVLSTAHYEALLPTILSRVRPYRFIARDKTVEAQVLRKIFRDPREQVDSISLYLDSFLPVSGETLYPLGALFVASVAMGSVITLKRSGAPLNDPLVSLGKYTAPIAEAAGLGRPLEDTKSLVSKVLEGADNFELRSRFSQFLQSLLTLIGESLNARETSLQVAGDPGALAYRDIWRAAVREAESAVGTYNLSPALALDRLASELKRGMVSHGSPRLMETY, encoded by the coding sequence ATGTTTGAAAATGTATTAGGCCAGCCGGTAATAAGCCTGCTCTCATCGGATATCAGCGGGGGAATCCTGGCGCCTTCCATGCTGTTTTCAGGTCCCCAGGCTTCGGGTAAGGGCAGCGCCGCCCTGGAGCTTGGGCGTGTCCTCTCCTGCGAACAAACAGGGGCCTGGAACTGTTCCTGTCCGGCCTGCGCCCGCCACCGCCAACTTACCCATCCGGATCTTCTCCTCCTGGGGCCCCGGAACTTTTCTGCGGAGATTGCGGCCTCCGCCGCCGCTTTTTTGCGGGATCCCCCGGTTCCGGCAACACGGTTCCTGTTTATCCGTTCGGTCCGCAAACTCCTGGCCCGTTTTTCCCCGGTCCTGTGGGAGGACGATCCAAAAATATCAAAACTAAATCCCCTTATTCAGTCCCTGGACGAGAATCTGGATGAATTAGACGCCGTAGATCCCGAGGCCCTCACTAAAACGGTGGATTCGATTCTAAAAATCAGTTTTAAACTGGAAGCCGAGGGCATTGGCGACCGTATCTCTGTAGCCCAAGTACGCCGGGCCGCGTGGTGGAGCCGCCTGGCGCCCCAGGGGAAACGGAAACTCCTGGTTATTGAAAACGCCGACCACATGCAGGATGGCGCCCGTAATTCTCTGCTCAAAATACTGGAAGAGCCCCCGGAAAGGGTAACCATTGTGCTTTCCACGGCCCATTACGAGGCGCTGCTCCCCACTATTTTATCCCGGGTCCGGCCGTACCGTTTTATCGCCCGGGACAAAACGGTGGAGGCACAGGTTTTACGCAAGATATTCCGGGATCCCCGGGAACAGGTGGATTCGATCAGCCTATACCTTGATTCCTTCCTTCCGGTTTCCGGTGAAACCCTCTATCCCCTGGGGGCCCTCTTCGTCGCCTCGGTTGCCATGGGATCGGTGATTACCCTAAAACGATCCGGCGCGCCGCTGAACGACCCCTTGGTAAGCCTGGGAAAATACACCGCCCCTATTGCGGAGGCCGCCGGTCTTGGACGGCCCCTGGAGGATACAAAGTCCCTGGTATCCAAGGTTTTGGAGGGCGCGGACAATTTTGAGCTCCGCAGCCGGTTCAGCCAATTTTTGCAGTCCCTCCTCACCCTGATTGGGGAAAGTCTTAATGCGCGGGAAACTTCGTTGCAAGTTGCAGGAGACCCGGGCGCCCTTGCCTATCGGGATATATGGCGCGCTGCGGTGCGGGAGGCGGAGAGCGCCGTGGGTACCTACAACCTGAGCCCCGCCCTTGCCCTGGACCGGCTCGCCTCTGAACTCAAGCGGGGTATGGTCAGTCACGGCTCTCCCCGTCTCATGGAAACATATTAA
- the murG gene encoding undecaprenyldiphospho-muramoylpentapeptide beta-N-acetylglucosaminyltransferase, whose translation MIPIAFTGGGTGGHIYPGLAVAAALKELLPCRIFWIGSAAGMDRSIVEEAGFEFFGVPSGKLRRYFSLKNISDILKINAGFWAARRILKKEKPALLFSKGGFVSVPPCAAAASLGIPVFTHESDYSPGLATRINARFARRIFTAYEDTASFFAPAFRERVVTAGNPVRPGFRNADAARGRAFLGIGPDERILLVLGGSQGAREINELVRECLPALTKYYTVVHQTGPNQGWDVPASERYLPYAYIREDMPQVLAAAELILGRSGAGTVWEAAVAGKPMALIPLRGSGTRGDQVENARVFEKAGAAVVIGGAGNLKETASALARAVAGLAENAELRNAMAASSARMGNRDGAALIAREIFSALTGET comes from the coding sequence ATGATACCTATAGCCTTTACCGGGGGCGGTACCGGTGGGCATATATACCCCGGTTTGGCTGTGGCCGCGGCCTTGAAGGAACTTCTACCCTGCCGGATTTTCTGGATAGGCTCCGCCGCCGGAATGGACCGGTCCATTGTAGAAGAGGCGGGGTTTGAGTTTTTCGGCGTCCCTTCGGGAAAGCTCAGGCGGTATTTTTCCCTCAAAAACATTTCGGATATTCTGAAAATAAACGCCGGGTTTTGGGCGGCCCGGCGTATACTAAAAAAAGAGAAGCCCGCCTTGCTCTTTTCAAAGGGCGGCTTCGTCAGCGTTCCCCCCTGCGCCGCCGCAGCTTCCCTGGGTATCCCGGTGTTTACCCATGAGTCGGACTATAGCCCCGGGCTTGCTACCCGGATTAACGCCCGGTTTGCCCGGCGTATATTTACCGCCTATGAGGACACGGCGTCCTTTTTTGCCCCGGCTTTCCGGGAAAGGGTGGTGACCGCCGGTAATCCCGTACGGCCCGGCTTCCGTAATGCCGACGCCGCCCGGGGAAGGGCCTTCTTGGGGATTGGGCCTGATGAGCGGATACTCCTGGTTTTAGGGGGCAGCCAGGGCGCCCGGGAGATCAACGAACTGGTCAGGGAATGTTTGCCCGCCCTTACCAAATATTATACCGTGGTACACCAGACCGGCCCCAACCAGGGCTGGGATGTACCCGCTTCGGAACGATACCTTCCCTACGCGTATATCCGGGAGGATATGCCCCAGGTATTGGCCGCAGCGGAACTGATCCTGGGCCGCAGCGGCGCCGGTACGGTCTGGGAAGCCGCTGTTGCGGGGAAGCCCATGGCGCTCATACCGCTCCGGGGTTCGGGTACCCGGGGGGATCAGGTGGAAAATGCCCGGGTTTTCGAAAAGGCCGGCGCTGCGGTGGTAATCGGCGGCGCAGGGAATTTGAAGGAAACCGCATCGGCCTTGGCCCGCGCCGTGGCTGGGCTGGCGGAAAATGCGGAGCTGCGGAACGCCATGGCCGCTTCTTCGGCGCGTATGGGGAACCGGGACGGGGCGGCGCTGATCGCCCGGGAAATATTTTCGGCGCTTACTGGAGAAACATGA
- a CDS encoding ATP-binding protein: MAIAFDSELRLPASREGLDAVIDWVTEKMDYEHCPRKMQNHVAVVTEELFVNICDYAYGAGVGQALIRITFKDNSLYMQFEDSGIPFNPLEQGAPDTNARIEDRPIGGLGIHIVRKWMDSVTYERIDEKNILTLRKLIPNKEQG, translated from the coding sequence ATGGCGATTGCCTTCGATTCCGAATTACGCCTGCCGGCTTCCCGCGAAGGCCTTGATGCGGTAATAGATTGGGTTACGGAGAAAATGGATTATGAGCATTGCCCCCGGAAAATGCAGAATCATGTTGCGGTAGTCACGGAAGAATTGTTCGTAAATATTTGTGATTATGCCTACGGCGCTGGGGTAGGACAGGCGCTTATCCGGATTACTTTTAAGGATAACTCCCTGTATATGCAGTTTGAAGATTCCGGCATTCCCTTTAATCCCCTGGAACAGGGTGCTCCTGATACAAACGCCCGCATAGAGGATCGCCCGATTGGCGGACTCGGCATCCATATAGTAAGGAAATGGATGGATTCGGTTACATACGAAAGAATAGACGAGAAGAATATTCTTACCCTACGAAAATTAATTCCCAACAAGGAGCAGGGATAA
- a CDS encoding lactate racemase domain-containing protein has product MNTKTTLIEVPYGTKKLSCTVPMDRSVRVLRPAPPAEDGASEIDIIKQALAAPIASPPLAELARGKKNIVILTSDHTRPVPSSLTLPAMLGEIRRFSPEARITILIGTGCHRATSREEMEKKIRRRTM; this is encoded by the coding sequence ATGAATACCAAAACAACGCTTATCGAAGTTCCCTACGGTACGAAAAAGCTTTCCTGCACAGTTCCAATGGACCGCAGTGTCAGGGTACTCCGTCCCGCTCCGCCGGCGGAGGATGGAGCTTCGGAGATTGATATAATCAAACAGGCTCTGGCGGCGCCCATCGCTTCCCCTCCCCTTGCGGAACTTGCGAGGGGTAAGAAAAACATAGTTATCCTGACCAGCGATCATACCCGGCCTGTGCCGAGCAGCCTTACCCTGCCGGCCATGCTTGGGGAGATACGCCGCTTTTCTCCGGAAGCAAGGATCACCATCCTTATCGGTACGGGGTGTCACCGGGCGACAAGCCGGGAGGAGATGGAAAAAAAAATTCGGCGCCGAACTATGTAA
- a CDS encoding PP2C family protein-serine/threonine phosphatase encodes MKSLKTRFFIFISGLGIIVSLGVGILMYSRYQNYIIDSYRTTLSEVAALVQKRMPELADTQYLLSGAREQSPDFWARIEKLDQIAVSFNMLYIYYMEKVGDKYRFLLSSDWTPDTIDIDILHDPDYIGEDMDIAYKERTLRIADKPVANEYGNAISAYVPIIKDGAVSGVLGLDFEISFVKRLEQNAIIALFISLIPVIILAGIFAYILALSLTRPIARLAETVRRIGSGDLAAKIIIKGNDEIAELGNAFNKMTGDIKAHIENISRITAEKERVNAELSIASEIQNDMLPKIFPKFTSHKWLALFAKMISAKQVGGDFYDFFYLNDEETKAVFVIADVSGKGVPAALFMVIAKTLIKAKMLRGLDPASALREVNDQLSEDNTLSMFVTVFLVCLDLETGKMTYANAGHNRPLISQNNEPYRFMELKKGIPLGMLEGSEYQLCEIGFHSGDRLYLYTDGVNEAMNTLEEQWGNDRFLESANKHRDLLPEEFDTAIRNDIAGFVSGAEQSDDITTLAIYYK; translated from the coding sequence ATGAAAAGTCTGAAAACGCGTTTTTTCATTTTTATAAGCGGATTAGGTATTATTGTTTCCCTCGGCGTCGGAATTTTGATGTATTCCCGCTATCAGAATTATATAATAGATAGTTATCGGACAACCCTCTCGGAAGTGGCGGCGCTGGTACAAAAGCGGATGCCCGAATTGGCCGATACGCAGTATCTCTTAAGCGGGGCCAGGGAGCAGTCTCCTGATTTTTGGGCCAGGATTGAAAAGCTTGATCAGATCGCCGTTTCATTTAATATGCTGTATATCTATTATATGGAAAAGGTGGGGGATAAGTACCGGTTTTTATTGTCTTCGGACTGGACGCCGGATACCATTGATATTGATATTCTGCATGATCCGGATTATATCGGGGAAGATATGGATATCGCCTATAAAGAGCGGACGCTTCGAATTGCCGATAAACCGGTTGCCAATGAATACGGAAACGCCATTTCCGCTTACGTACCTATTATTAAGGACGGCGCCGTTTCCGGCGTTTTGGGACTTGATTTTGAAATAAGCTTTGTAAAAAGGCTGGAACAAAATGCTATTATCGCACTTTTCATATCGCTTATTCCGGTAATTATCCTGGCAGGAATTTTCGCATATATCCTTGCCCTGTCCCTGACAAGGCCCATTGCCAGGCTTGCAGAAACTGTACGGCGTATCGGCAGCGGAGACCTTGCCGCTAAAATTATCATAAAGGGGAATGATGAAATAGCAGAGTTGGGCAATGCCTTTAATAAAATGACCGGGGATATAAAAGCCCACATAGAAAATATCAGCAGGATAACTGCGGAAAAGGAACGGGTAAATGCCGAGCTTTCTATCGCCTCGGAAATCCAGAATGATATGCTGCCTAAAATATTTCCGAAATTTACCAGCCATAAGTGGCTTGCGCTGTTTGCGAAGATGATCTCCGCGAAACAGGTTGGAGGCGATTTTTATGATTTTTTCTATCTGAACGATGAAGAGACCAAAGCGGTATTTGTAATCGCCGATGTAAGCGGAAAGGGTGTTCCGGCTGCCTTATTTATGGTGATCGCAAAAACGCTTATTAAAGCAAAGATGCTCCGCGGCCTTGATCCGGCTTCCGCCCTTAGGGAGGTGAATGATCAGCTCAGCGAGGATAACACCCTGAGTATGTTTGTTACCGTTTTTCTTGTATGTCTTGATTTGGAAACCGGAAAGATGACCTATGCAAATGCGGGGCATAACAGGCCGCTCATTTCGCAGAATAACGAACCCTACCGTTTTATGGAACTTAAAAAAGGTATTCCCCTGGGAATGCTGGAAGGTTCGGAATACCAGCTTTGCGAGATCGGCTTTCATTCCGGAGACAGGCTTTACCTGTATACCGATGGGGTCAACGAAGCTATGAATACCCTTGAGGAACAATGGGGCAACGACCGCTTCCTTGAATCCGCTAATAAACACCGCGATTTATTGCCCGAAGAATTTGACACTGCCATACGGAATGACATTGCCGGGTTTGTATCAGGCGCCGAACAGTCGGATGATATTACCACCCTGGCTATTTACTATAAGTAA
- a CDS encoding adenylate/guanylate cyclase domain-containing protein → MAIFGAPRPLPNAQACAIRAAVRMIKALSKVDTSQLTLPEKGFAVGIGINSGECVVGNIGFQDRMDYTVIGDNVNLASRLEGVTKMYHHPIIVSENMYEAARDQFIFRKVDTVRVKGKSNPVGLYAVYAAFAGEPAAADCQGPAAASLVIDRELLDCYEKGLRLFSMKEWETAKTYFNNALRIDEDDYLSKVYLERIEEYSLLGEPVDDAITLTEK, encoded by the coding sequence ATGGCCATATTCGGCGCTCCCCGGCCTCTGCCCAATGCCCAGGCCTGTGCAATCCGCGCGGCGGTGCGGATGATTAAAGCCCTGTCGAAGGTGGATACCTCCCAGCTCACCCTGCCTGAAAAGGGCTTTGCCGTAGGCATTGGTATTAACAGCGGTGAATGCGTTGTGGGGAATATCGGCTTCCAGGACCGGATGGACTATACCGTAATAGGCGATAATGTAAACCTCGCTTCCCGGCTTGAGGGGGTTACAAAAATGTATCACCACCCAATCATAGTATCGGAAAATATGTACGAAGCCGCCCGGGATCAATTTATATTCAGAAAAGTTGATACGGTTAGGGTAAAGGGAAAGAGTAATCCCGTGGGACTCTACGCGGTATATGCCGCCTTTGCAGGCGAGCCGGCTGCGGCGGATTGCCAGGGCCCTGCGGCCGCTTCTTTGGTCATTGACCGGGAACTCCTTGATTGTTACGAAAAGGGGCTCCGGCTATTTTCGATGAAAGAATGGGAGACCGCAAAAACCTACTTCAACAATGCCCTGCGTATAGATGAGGACGATTATCTTTCTAAGGTTTATTTGGAACGGATCGAAGAGTACAGTCTCCTGGGGGAACCCGTGGACGATGCCATAACCCTGACCGAAAAATAA